In one Desulfoferula mesophila genomic region, the following are encoded:
- a CDS encoding N-acetylmuramoyl-L-alanine amidase: MSWARLFALLLGLALLAGAAGHAVAQDPQAVYDQARADYRWLMEHPKAQGVYQNWQSLGERFARVYTADPRGPQAAGALLWMGRVHAQAWRRFKRSEDFDQAVDLFTRLVNRFPESNLADDGQIMLAGLYEEAGQPKQAYLEYLKVTMNYPQGDMSPRAKKRLDTLEEQLARQQGKQASSAPAAKAPAQAEPKAETKTVTTAQKPSAASASAALAVVDGLKHWSTPSYTRVVIGLERPVPYNSALLKRDPDHNKPRRLYLDLKGARLPKGFDDRVPIGDGLLQSARAGQYTPDTVRLVLDIKHLASYKVFTLNDPFRVVVDCFGEQAQAKAHARQAKRERRVPRGKANDIPPELSLATALGLGVKRVVIDAGHGGKDPGAQYKGIQEKDLVLDVAKRVAQKLHKLLGVEVLLTRDHDTYLALEERTAFANTKDADIFVSIHANAAASHRLNGVETYFLNLASDEESMRVAARENATTTRSISDLQVILNDLMLNSKINESNRLARSVHGSLLKETRQQAKINDLQVKQAPFYVLIGARMPSVLVEVGFITNPTEYQLLKRNSYRDALAQGIAEGIANYAKQLKRTEG; the protein is encoded by the coding sequence ATGAGTTGGGCTAGGCTCTTCGCCCTGCTCTTGGGCCTGGCCCTGTTGGCCGGGGCGGCGGGTCATGCCGTGGCCCAGGACCCGCAGGCCGTCTATGACCAGGCGCGGGCCGACTACCGCTGGCTCATGGAGCATCCCAAGGCCCAGGGGGTGTACCAGAACTGGCAGAGCCTGGGCGAGCGCTTCGCCAGGGTCTACACCGCCGACCCCAGGGGCCCGCAGGCTGCGGGAGCCCTGTTGTGGATGGGCCGGGTACACGCCCAGGCCTGGCGGCGCTTCAAGCGTAGCGAGGACTTCGACCAGGCGGTGGACCTGTTCACCCGCCTGGTCAACCGCTTCCCGGAGTCCAACTTGGCCGATGACGGCCAAATCATGCTGGCCGGGCTCTACGAGGAAGCCGGCCAACCCAAGCAGGCCTACTTGGAATACCTCAAGGTCACCATGAACTACCCCCAGGGGGACATGTCTCCCAGGGCCAAAAAGCGCCTGGACACCCTGGAGGAGCAGCTGGCCCGCCAGCAGGGGAAGCAAGCCTCAAGCGCTCCGGCCGCCAAGGCTCCGGCCCAGGCCGAGCCCAAGGCCGAGACCAAGACCGTTACCACCGCTCAGAAGCCGTCGGCCGCTTCGGCTTCCGCCGCTCTGGCCGTGGTGGATGGGCTGAAGCACTGGTCCACCCCCTCCTACACCAGGGTGGTTATCGGCCTGGAGCGGCCGGTGCCCTATAACAGCGCCCTGCTCAAGCGCGACCCGGACCACAACAAGCCGCGCCGCCTCTACCTGGACCTCAAGGGGGCCCGCCTGCCCAAGGGATTCGACGACCGGGTTCCCATCGGCGACGGCCTGTTGCAATCGGCCCGGGCCGGTCAATACACCCCGGACACGGTGCGCCTGGTGCTGGATATCAAGCACCTGGCCAGCTACAAAGTCTTCACCCTGAACGACCCCTTCCGGGTGGTGGTCGACTGTTTCGGAGAGCAGGCCCAAGCCAAGGCCCACGCCCGCCAGGCAAAACGGGAGCGGCGGGTGCCCAGGGGCAAGGCCAACGACATACCACCGGAACTTAGCCTGGCCACGGCTCTGGGGCTGGGGGTCAAGCGGGTGGTGATCGACGCGGGGCACGGCGGCAAGGACCCCGGCGCCCAATACAAGGGCATCCAGGAAAAGGATTTGGTGCTGGACGTGGCCAAGCGGGTGGCCCAAAAGCTGCACAAGCTCCTGGGGGTGGAGGTGCTGTTGACCCGCGACCACGACACCTATTTGGCCCTGGAAGAACGCACCGCCTTTGCCAACACCAAGGACGCGGACATCTTCGTGTCCATTCACGCCAACGCGGCGGCCAGCCACCGGCTCAACGGAGTGGAGACCTATTTCCTGAACCTGGCCTCGGACGAGGAATCCATGCGGGTGGCCGCGCGGGAAAACGCCACCACCACCCGCTCTATCAGCGATCTCCAGGTCATCCTCAACGACCTGATGCTCAACTCCAAGATCAACGAGTCCAACCGTCTGGCCCGCTCGGTGCACGGCTCGCTGCTCAAGGAAACCAGGCAGCAGGCCAAGATAAATGACCTGCAAGTGAAACAGGCCCCCTTCTACGTGCTCATCGGCGCGCGCATGCCCTCGGTGCTGGTGGAGGTGGGCTTCATCACCAACCCCACCGAATACCAGTTACTCAAGCGCAACTCCTACCGCGACGCGCTGGCCCAGGGCATCGCCGAGGGCATTGCCAACTACGCCAAGCAGCTCAAGCGCACCGAAGGCTGA
- the mutS gene encoding DNA mismatch repair protein MutS yields the protein MLRQFFEFKEQVPDCILFFRMGDFYEMFFEDAAVASKVLSIALTSRDKNHPDPIPMCGVPYRAVDSYLAKMIEEGYKVAVCDQVEDPKLAKGLVKREITRVVSPGMFIDPNHLPPREHRYLAALYFARESLGLACLDLASGEFLATTLLPGPALADELARLEPAELVLAETQAAHPGLGDLGARGASLPRSLVAGRPPTPAQARQSLEGRLPEEEDEAIDPALIAAALAWSAVLSTQRTSPEHIERLGLYQVASHLVLDAAAQRNLELFRSIAGGGRKGSLLHAVDQTATPMGGRLLKQWLAFPLRSLEAIEARHQAVEEFVNDPLLLDSLRASLNELPDLPRLVGRASLGQATPRDLAALREALLALPGLRSMLEPLQSALVASRLEQMSGLGGLAQRLYESLAPSPPVNLAEGGVIAAEVSPELDELRQLKGAGKDWIAALQAELRVSTGITSLKVGFNKVFGYYIEVTRAHLEKVPESFIRKQTLANAERFITPELKEKEAAVLGAEEKALELEKLLFEELRAAVAAEGHRLVAAARAVAEVDVLAGLARLALSRDYTRPRMIPAGELSISAGRHPVVEQMLKEGEFVPNDVHLDDESQQVLIITGPNMAGKSTILRQVALICLLAQAGSFVPAAQAQLPLLDRVFTRVGAMDDLAGGRSTFMVEMTETSHILAQATPRSLVILDEVGRGTSTFDGLSLAWAVAEHLHDLDGVGVKTLFATHYHELTELAATHVRAKNFNVAVKQYQGSIVFLRRLAPGGVSRSYGLAVARLAGLPEPVLERARQILERLEQGSRQEPAPPSPPAVGGQLALFGGEGHPVLKKLAELDLSRLTPLQALNLLSEMQDELG from the coding sequence ATGCTGCGACAGTTTTTCGAGTTCAAGGAGCAGGTCCCCGACTGCATCCTCTTTTTCCGCATGGGCGACTTCTACGAGATGTTCTTCGAGGACGCGGCGGTGGCCTCCAAGGTGCTCTCCATCGCCCTGACCAGCCGGGACAAGAACCATCCCGACCCCATACCCATGTGCGGGGTGCCCTACCGGGCGGTGGACTCCTATCTGGCCAAGATGATCGAGGAGGGCTACAAGGTGGCCGTCTGCGACCAAGTGGAGGACCCCAAGCTGGCCAAGGGCCTGGTCAAGCGCGAAATAACCCGGGTGGTGAGCCCGGGCATGTTCATCGACCCCAACCACCTGCCGCCCAGGGAACACCGCTATCTGGCGGCCCTGTACTTTGCCCGCGAGAGCCTGGGCCTGGCCTGCCTGGACCTGGCCAGCGGCGAGTTTCTGGCCACCACCCTATTGCCCGGCCCGGCCCTGGCCGACGAGCTGGCCCGCTTGGAGCCCGCCGAGTTGGTGTTGGCCGAAACCCAAGCAGCCCACCCCGGCCTGGGCGACCTGGGCGCTCGGGGAGCCTCGCTGCCCCGCAGCCTGGTGGCCGGACGCCCCCCCACCCCGGCCCAGGCCCGCCAAAGCTTGGAGGGCCGCCTGCCCGAGGAAGAAGACGAGGCCATCGACCCGGCCCTGATAGCCGCGGCCCTGGCCTGGTCGGCGGTGCTTAGCACCCAGCGCACCAGCCCCGAGCACATCGAGCGGCTGGGCCTTTACCAGGTGGCCAGTCACCTGGTGCTGGACGCGGCGGCCCAGCGCAACCTGGAGCTGTTCCGTTCCATCGCCGGCGGCGGGCGCAAGGGCTCGCTGCTGCACGCGGTGGACCAGACCGCCACGCCCATGGGGGGCCGTTTGCTCAAGCAGTGGCTGGCCTTTCCGTTGCGCTCCCTGGAGGCCATCGAGGCCCGGCACCAGGCGGTGGAGGAGTTCGTAAACGACCCCCTGCTGTTGGATAGCCTGCGCGCCTCCTTGAACGAGTTGCCCGACCTGCCCCGTCTGGTGGGCCGGGCCAGCCTGGGCCAGGCCACGCCGCGCGACCTGGCCGCCCTGCGCGAGGCCCTGTTGGCCCTGCCCGGCCTCCGGAGCATGCTGGAGCCCTTGCAGTCGGCCCTGGTGGCCTCGCGCCTGGAGCAGATGTCCGGCCTGGGCGGCCTGGCCCAACGGCTCTACGAGTCCTTGGCCCCCAGCCCGCCGGTCAACCTGGCCGAAGGCGGGGTGATCGCCGCGGAGGTCAGCCCGGAGCTGGACGAGCTGCGCCAACTCAAGGGCGCGGGCAAGGATTGGATCGCCGCCCTGCAGGCCGAGTTGCGCGTCTCCACGGGCATCACTTCGCTCAAGGTGGGCTTCAACAAGGTCTTCGGCTATTACATCGAGGTGACCAGGGCTCACCTGGAAAAGGTGCCCGAGAGCTTCATCCGCAAGCAGACCCTGGCCAACGCCGAGCGCTTCATCACCCCGGAGCTCAAGGAAAAGGAAGCCGCCGTGCTGGGGGCCGAGGAAAAGGCCCTGGAACTGGAGAAGCTTCTGTTCGAAGAGCTGCGCGCGGCGGTGGCCGCCGAGGGACACCGCCTGGTGGCGGCGGCCCGGGCCGTGGCCGAGGTAGACGTGCTGGCCGGGCTGGCCCGCCTGGCCTTGAGCCGCGACTACACCCGGCCGCGCATGATCCCCGCCGGCGAGCTGAGCATCAGCGCGGGGCGCCATCCGGTGGTGGAGCAGATGCTCAAGGAGGGCGAGTTCGTGCCCAACGACGTGCATCTGGACGACGAGAGCCAACAGGTGCTCATCATCACCGGCCCCAACATGGCCGGCAAGTCCACCATCCTGCGCCAGGTGGCCCTGATCTGCCTGTTGGCCCAGGCCGGCTCTTTCGTGCCCGCCGCCCAGGCCCAGCTGCCCCTGCTGGACCGCGTGTTCACCCGGGTGGGGGCCATGGACGACCTGGCCGGGGGGCGTTCCACCTTCATGGTGGAGATGACCGAGACCAGCCACATCCTGGCCCAGGCCACCCCCCGCTCCCTGGTAATTCTGGACGAGGTGGGCCGGGGCACCTCCACCTTTGACGGCCTGTCCCTGGCCTGGGCCGTGGCCGAGCACCTGCACGACCTGGACGGCGTGGGGGTCAAGACCCTGTTCGCCACCCACTACCACGAGCTTACCGAGTTGGCCGCTACCCATGTCCGGGCCAAGAACTTCAACGTGGCGGTCAAACAATACCAGGGCTCCATCGTGTTCCTGCGCCGCCTGGCCCCCGGCGGGGTGAGCCGCTCCTACGGCCTGGCCGTGGCCCGCCTGGCCGGGCTGCCCGAGCCGGTCTTGGAGCGGGCCCGCCAGATATTGGAGCGCCTGGAGCAGGGCTCGCGACAAGAGCCCGCCCCGCCCTCGCCGCCCGCCGTGGGCGGCCAACTGGCCCTGTTTGGCGGCGAGGGCCACCCGGTCCTTAAGAAGCTGGCCGAGCTGGACCTTTCGCGCCTCACCCCCTTGCAGGCCCTCAACCTGCTCAGCGAGATGCAAGATGAGTTGGGCTAG